One stretch of Priestia megaterium DNA includes these proteins:
- a CDS encoding MFS transporter yields MKFNKKKINVVDIDKAKKSVFATGVGNAMEWFDFGLYSYLAVIISQNFFSAVQNDQLKLMFTFATFAIAFLMRPLGGIIFGKIGDKLGRKVVLTTTIILMAFSTLLIGLLPTYDQIGVWAPILLLIARIIQGFSTGGEYAGAMVYIAESSPDNKRNMLGSGLEIGTLVGYILASLLASLLFILLSDKQMASWGWRIPFLLGLPLGLIGFYLRSSLGETPIFENEISNSEDEIEEESFLSILKNHKKDVFVCFVAVAFFNITNYMLLSYMPSYLNEIIGLSNTVGTVLITAIMIIMVPLALMFGKLSDKIGNKKVFLIGLGGLSLLSAFSFYLINLNGLIFVSIGILILGIFLATYEGTMPGTLPTMFYTDIRYRTLAITFNVSVSIFGGTTPLVATWLVHATGNHLAPAFYLTIVSIIGFFVILFLFANTAGKSLKGSYPTVSSKNEYNEAVENPKDSLWWHTEQTKKTTE; encoded by the coding sequence ATGAAGTTTAACAAGAAAAAAATTAACGTCGTAGATATTGATAAAGCTAAAAAAAGCGTCTTTGCTACAGGGGTAGGAAACGCGATGGAATGGTTTGACTTTGGTTTGTATTCATATTTAGCTGTTATCATTAGTCAAAACTTTTTTAGCGCAGTTCAAAATGATCAACTCAAATTAATGTTCACATTTGCCACATTTGCCATTGCCTTCTTAATGCGTCCACTAGGCGGTATTATATTCGGTAAAATTGGAGACAAGTTAGGACGAAAAGTCGTTTTAACCACTACAATTATTTTAATGGCTTTTTCCACATTACTCATCGGATTATTACCTACATATGATCAAATCGGTGTATGGGCACCTATCCTTCTATTAATTGCACGAATCATTCAAGGTTTTTCAACTGGTGGTGAATATGCTGGTGCGATGGTGTATATTGCAGAATCATCTCCAGATAATAAGCGTAATATGCTTGGAAGTGGATTAGAAATTGGTACACTTGTTGGTTATATTCTTGCTTCACTACTCGCTAGCTTACTGTTTATTCTTCTATCAGATAAACAGATGGCCTCATGGGGCTGGAGAATTCCCTTCTTACTCGGGTTACCTTTAGGACTAATTGGTTTTTATTTACGAAGTAGTTTAGGGGAAACACCTATTTTTGAAAATGAAATCTCGAATTCTGAAGATGAAATTGAAGAGGAAAGCTTCCTCTCTATTTTAAAAAATCACAAAAAAGATGTGTTTGTTTGTTTTGTAGCTGTAGCTTTCTTTAACATTACAAACTATATGTTATTATCATACATGCCATCTTACTTAAATGAAATCATTGGTTTATCAAACACAGTGGGTACGGTATTAATTACGGCCATTATGATTATCATGGTGCCACTTGCGCTTATGTTTGGAAAGCTAAGTGATAAAATTGGAAACAAGAAAGTTTTCTTAATTGGTTTAGGTGGGTTAAGCTTACTGTCAGCTTTTTCGTTCTATTTAATCAATTTAAACGGTTTAATCTTTGTTTCAATTGGTATTCTTATTCTAGGTATTTTCCTTGCTACGTATGAAGGGACAATGCCAGGAACACTGCCAACGATGTTCTATACAGATATTCGCTACCGAACATTAGCAATTACGTTTAACGTTTCAGTTTCTATCTTTGGTGGAACGACGCCATTAGTTGCAACATGGTTAGTTCACGCAACAGGCAACCACTTAGCTCCAGCGTTCTATTTAACCATTGTGAGCATCATCGGATTTTTCGTGATTTTGTTCCTGTTTGCGAACACGGCAGGAAAATCACTCAAAGGTTCATATCCAACAGTTTCCTCTAAGAATGAGTACAATGAAGCAGTTGAAAATCCAAAAGATTCATTATGGTGGCACACAGAACAAACTAAAAAAACAACCGAATAA
- a CDS encoding thioredoxin family protein — MTILRGTKDNFFSLIKEGITLAYFSNPQTEECQTTRANLESIEKNIKKDIKFVEINVNEEKKVVDKFPVDIFPTLILFKNGKILKSKIGGQPRSQLTQFISPFN, encoded by the coding sequence ATGACTATTTTAAGAGGAACAAAGGATAATTTTTTCTCACTGATTAAAGAAGGTATAACCTTAGCTTATTTTTCTAACCCCCAGACAGAAGAGTGCCAAACAACTCGAGCAAACTTAGAATCTATAGAGAAGAATATTAAAAAAGATATTAAGTTCGTAGAAATTAATGTGAATGAAGAAAAAAAGGTAGTCGACAAATTCCCAGTCGACATATTCCCGACCCTTATCTTGTTTAAAAATGGAAAAATACTGAAAAGTAAAATTGGAGGACAGCCCAGATCCCAGCTAACACAGTTTATAAGTCCTTTCAACTAA
- a CDS encoding MFS transporter: MHTSINKHALTFGLITVFLTGLGLTIVSPVLPFLVRTYTSSPSSQATAVTLLTSIYALSVFLAAPVLGALSDRYGRRPVLIVSLIGSAFGYFIFGIGGALWILFIGRIIEGLTGGEISAIFAYFADITPSNERTKYFGWISAVVGVGTALGPIIGGALATFGNSVPMYAGTVITLLNAIYGYFFMPESLEKSRRSSSISVRHLNPFIQLSKVFSFHSVKWLLIAGFLIWIPNGSLQAIFSQFSIDTFAWQPILIGLTFSIIGVLDIFSQALIMPRLLKSLTDKKIALLGMISQIIGFILIAISAVTAFSLVFIVGMVFFGLGDSIFGPSFNGMLSKSVSDSEQGQILGGAQSIQSLARFSGPIIGGQLYSIVSHTTPAIMGVVMIGISALVLSKKHRYI, from the coding sequence ATGCATACTTCAATAAATAAACATGCCCTAACGTTTGGGCTTATCACGGTCTTCTTAACGGGTCTTGGATTGACTATAGTTAGCCCTGTTTTACCTTTTTTAGTAAGGACTTATACTAGTAGTCCCAGCAGTCAGGCTACTGCAGTGACATTACTTACTTCTATATACGCTCTTTCTGTCTTCTTGGCTGCACCAGTCTTAGGTGCGTTAAGCGATAGATATGGTCGTCGTCCAGTATTAATTGTTAGTCTAATCGGCTCTGCCTTTGGTTATTTTATCTTTGGAATTGGAGGTGCACTTTGGATTCTCTTCATTGGCCGTATCATTGAAGGTTTGACAGGTGGTGAAATTTCAGCGATTTTTGCTTACTTTGCAGACATCACACCTTCAAACGAACGCACTAAGTACTTTGGTTGGATTAGTGCTGTTGTTGGGGTGGGCACTGCTTTGGGTCCTATCATTGGAGGTGCACTTGCGACTTTTGGAAACAGTGTTCCTATGTATGCTGGTACGGTTATTACATTACTCAATGCCATATATGGCTATTTTTTTATGCCTGAGAGTCTTGAGAAGTCCAGACGCTCTTCCAGTATCTCTGTTAGACATCTTAATCCATTTATACAATTATCAAAGGTTTTTTCCTTTCACTCTGTAAAATGGCTGCTAATTGCCGGTTTTCTAATTTGGATTCCTAATGGATCATTACAAGCTATCTTCTCTCAGTTTTCAATAGATACATTTGCATGGCAGCCTATATTGATTGGCCTGACATTTTCTATAATAGGTGTACTGGATATCTTTTCCCAAGCACTTATTATGCCACGACTACTCAAATCTTTGACGGATAAAAAAATTGCTCTATTAGGCATGATAAGTCAAATTATTGGTTTTATCCTTATTGCCATTTCAGCCGTTACAGCCTTTTCTCTAGTCTTTATCGTTGGGATGGTTTTCTTCGGACTCGGTGATTCAATCTTTGGGCCATCATTTAACGGGATGCTTTCAAAATCTGTTAGTGACAGTGAACAAGGTCAAATACTAGGGGGAGCTCAAAGTATTCAATCTCTAGCCCGATTTAGTGGACCTATCATTGGTGGTCAGCTGTATTCAATAGTTAGTCACACTACTCCAGCCATCATGGGTGTGGTAATGATTGGTATCTCTGCTCTCGTTTTATCCAAAAAGCATCGTTATATTTAA
- a CDS encoding MarR family transcriptional regulator encodes MDKRQQLMSELMDLCNEIIWRNKPEVELALKDYKLSEIELIENIALIPNANVTKLAAASYMTRGAISKLTKKLIAKNMIESYQSVENKKEIYFRLTTNGQKINDVHQELHQSFLERDKEVFKYMTDEEFDTIFRFIGRYRHHLKNITE; translated from the coding sequence ATGGATAAAAGGCAGCAGTTAATGAGTGAACTTATGGATTTGTGTAATGAAATAATCTGGCGTAATAAACCGGAAGTAGAATTGGCTTTAAAGGACTATAAGTTGAGTGAAATAGAATTAATCGAAAATATTGCTTTAATCCCAAATGCAAATGTAACAAAGCTTGCAGCTGCAAGCTACATGACTCGAGGTGCTATAAGTAAGCTTACTAAGAAGCTAATAGCTAAAAATATGATTGAGAGTTATCAAAGTGTTGAAAATAAAAAGGAAATATATTTTCGCCTAACAACCAATGGACAAAAAATAAATGATGTCCATCAAGAATTACACCAATCTTTTCTTGAACGTGATAAAGAAGTATTTAAGTACATGACCGATGAGGAATTTGACACTATTTTTCGTTTCATTGGTCGATATAGACATCATTTGAAAAATATCACTGAGTAA
- a CDS encoding recombinase family protein, with protein MGINFGYIRVSTNEQNLDRQLEAIKPYLTDEKYLYSDKASGKDMERDGFQNMLKAMREGDTLYIKSIDRLGRNKAQIKKYLEQFKKEGIRIKIIDLPTTMQEVPEGQEWVIDMINNIIIEVYTSMAEQERATILQRQREGIAVAKAKGKHLGRPIITFPKEWDRLYKEWQSGTITAVAFMKEIGMKKATFYNKVKAYEARK; from the coding sequence ATGGGAATTAATTTTGGATATATTCGTGTAAGTACAAATGAACAAAACTTAGATAGACAGTTAGAAGCAATAAAACCTTATTTAACAGATGAAAAATATCTATACAGTGATAAGGCGAGTGGGAAGGACATGGAGCGCGACGGCTTTCAAAATATGCTTAAAGCAATGAGAGAGGGCGACACATTGTATATTAAATCCATTGATCGTCTAGGCCGGAATAAAGCACAAATAAAAAAATATTTAGAGCAGTTTAAAAAAGAAGGAATCCGAATCAAAATTATTGATTTACCTACGACTATGCAAGAGGTACCAGAAGGTCAAGAGTGGGTTATAGACATGATTAATAACATCATTATAGAGGTTTATACATCTATGGCGGAACAAGAGCGAGCAACCATCTTACAGCGCCAACGAGAAGGCATAGCCGTTGCTAAAGCAAAAGGTAAACATCTGGGGCGTCCCATCATTACTTTTCCTAAAGAGTGGGATAGGTTGTATAAAGAATGGCAGTCTGGAACAATCACGGCTGTCGCATTTATGAAGGAAATAGGAATGAAAAAAGCGACGTTTTACAATAAGGTAAAAGCTTATGAGGCAAGGAAGTAA
- a CDS encoding DUF4304 domain-containing protein, whose translation MKPKELLKIYIETELVDILEPLGFKYAKSGPKFSRKTGPFTLSVSFCISKYSSEDYCIFWSEWSISSKDYKKWYKKIWNTELVNDVIIGSSEWNIPKWLESEHDYVVLSNSDVDKQEFKRFIHNVLNVGIPYYEQVIDWSTAADLALQAPIVFYGEVCDFYIMANQKEKAKQILDYALERATDEDYEELKARMEKYFN comes from the coding sequence ATGAAACCTAAGGAACTTCTTAAAATTTATATTGAAACTGAATTAGTCGACATATTAGAGCCTTTAGGGTTCAAGTATGCTAAAAGTGGGCCAAAATTCTCTAGAAAAACAGGACCGTTCACCTTGAGCGTTAGTTTTTGTATTAGTAAGTATAGTTCGGAGGATTATTGCATTTTTTGGAGTGAATGGAGTATTTCATCTAAAGACTATAAAAAGTGGTATAAGAAAATATGGAATACTGAATTAGTAAATGATGTGATTATTGGCAGTTCGGAGTGGAACATACCGAAGTGGTTAGAAAGTGAACATGATTATGTAGTTCTTTCTAATAGTGACGTAGATAAACAGGAGTTTAAAAGGTTTATTCATAATGTTTTGAACGTAGGAATTCCTTATTATGAACAAGTCATAGATTGGAGTACTGCTGCTGATCTAGCTCTACAAGCACCTATCGTATTTTATGGGGAAGTATGTGATTTTTATATAATGGCTAATCAAAAAGAGAAAGCAAAACAAATTCTCGATTATGCTTTAGAAAGAGCTACAGATGAAGATTATGAGGAATTAAAAGCAAGAATGGAAAAGTATTTTAATTAA